From the Helianthus annuus cultivar XRQ/B chromosome 17, HanXRQr2.0-SUNRISE, whole genome shotgun sequence genome, the window ACAGCAAGCAGTTGACTTTTTCTTTATTTACAAATTTACAAAAAATGTAAGATTTCTTCAAGAACAGAgctgaaaaattaaaatttaacaaaTTCTTTGTAGGCTAATTATTCATTACTCTAATCCATTATTTATATATCATATCAATCTACCTCTCATGTTAGTGATAATTAGGTTTCAAAAACTTATTTTGATCCATAATTCATACCATTCTACCCTTATCTTCTTCAAACTATTAACGTTCTCAAACTTTTAATATACTTTAAACCTAATTTCATAAACTCAAAACAAATTAGTCATTTTATTTTGTAAAATTAGAGATAAAAGATACGAACTTCATCTAAAAATTGGGGATTTTAAACACGTTTTATGATCTGGATATGTACAACAGTACTTGAAATTGATGAGCTATACAATCGTTCGTTGTTGAATAGTAAAGTTAATGGCGTAGATCTCCATCAGAGCTAGCGATATTGAAACCAGAAGCTTGAAAGTTGAAACCAATCTATTGAAGAAGATGAGGGTCGGAGAGGAGCGCTCGTTTCACCCATTGTGTTTTTGAGGTTACCCATCTTGACCCGTTCAGTTTTGTTAGCATACCCATCCTGACCCATTCCTTGATATTAATTTAAACCTGATGAGGCCATTCTAACCCATTGAGTTTGGCTGTTAACCCAAAACAACCCATCTTTTTATTTTAAAAGCCCATATCAACCCATATTTAGACACCTTGGGCAAAAATTGCCAAGTCTACTGCAGAGCGTACGTCTCAGGTTTCCATACTTTGAGAGGAATTATTCAATCCAGTGTTTCTTTAACTTAATTTCAGCCGTCATAGCATTCTGATTTACGATCAGTTGTAGTAAAAATCTAACTTCTTAAAATAATAGGATTAAGAAATAAGAATATTGAGAGGTTTGAAAACACACTTTAGGTGGCTTACGATCAGTTACAACAGTAAAAAGTTCATATGATGATGTATTTTTGGAAGAATTTATTCCATACCCATTTCTCCCAACTGCAACTTCGAAGTTAGAACTCGCCATTACGTAGGGGAATGAACGACTGAACGACGATAAAGGCCTGCCCAAAAACTTATTAGCGAGAATAGATACCCGGCTAAGTTTATCGCTTAATCAAGCATTTTCGATTCTAAGATGGTGTTCATCGATAGATATGTCTCCCAATATCACTTCCCCCCCCCCACAGTTGTTGCAAACAGGAGCAAGGATCACTTCTTTCATTTCTATGTTTTCGATCCGTAGCTTATAATTTTCTTGTTTCAATATTGCGTTTCACGGGGCTCGAGTTGAGTCTAAACAAATGTCATTAAACACCAAAACAATGATAGTTGTAAGCTAAGATCTGATCACAATTTTTTAGCATTCTATATTATAATCTCAGCTCTATGTTAACTAATCACCTTCATTTGTGTTATATTCTGAAACCAAAACTTGACTTGCTTGTTTTCCCAGTTCAGTTTCTTTCCCAGAGCCAATCTTTCTTTCTCATCAGGGTGGGGATTAGCTTTAAAAGAAACTATTGTCACAAACAACAAACACTGATTCAAActacaaaaaataataaaataataataataaccttGAAATTATTAAAAAGTTTAAAGATTACGCATCAAGTTCTTGAAATTGATAGGGAGTATGCCGGTGATATTTCAGATGCGAATAATTATGTGTTTTATTGGCTATTCAGATGTGTTTCATGGCTGGTTTTATGCCCAAAAACGGGGACCGGTAACGAAAATACCAGGTACGGTACAGTTCGGTAacggtattgggtgtaaaaactGGTATATACATATAACGAATCAGTACCGCAAACTTCAAAAGTGGCTACCAAATCGGTACCGATAATATTTTGGTTCGgaaaattcggtaccggtacctggTACCATTTACTCATCCCTATATCCAGGTTATAGTTATACTCCTTAAAAAGTGTAAATAAAATTATTTAGGCATACCTCTATGGTGTAGCTTGAGCGTACAAATATAAGTTGTGGAGGCTTTGATGATATCATGTGTACCAACCTCTTTTGCAATAGATAACCTTCTATCATCTACATTAACAGTCACAATTATTAGAGCACCAATAACCCGGGCAGCGAGCATTCTCACAAACCCTAAAACTGTACTTTTGATTTGCAATTGTCCATCTGCATACACAAATGAAaacattaataaaaaatataacatattGACACGTATCAtatataacaatataatatatattaCCCGGGTACCCACGGGTCGCTCTATTTTAAGGATATTAATACTTTATTAATGAGACTTCCCGGGTAGGAAAATTTGATTTACATTAATTGTAAgtttataatataaataaaataaatacaaacaaAGTGATATATTATTGCTAAAGGTAAATAACTGATAACATGATTTTTTTCGATGATTAGTCTCCAACTCTAGCAACTTTTCTTTGCTCAATTTGACTTGTCCATGTACCCATCATTTCCAAGTAACTGCTGACTGCAACAAACATCCACAAGCCTTAGAGACCAAAAATACACCACCAAGTAAAGCTATATAAATAAGCAGATTTATGCATCCACTGTTATGGATTTTAATAAGTGTATATTGTCTTCCTTTATTGGGCTATTCCAAATAGTACCCTAAGCACTACCATTTCCATCTCAGAAAGTTGCAAATTATTTGAAAATCAATCTCCACCATTTGTAACATCTCCAACATTTGTAAGAATCTATATTATCTATATCTGCATTGACACAAAAGACTCAGTTTTGGAAAAACGAAGGCTATCTGTTGCATACCACCATAAGTGCCTATACCAAAACATCAATTCCATGTAGACATCAAACTTTCTATTACCATCAACATTAATGGACAGGCTTAGCAAATCTTCCTACGTTGTAAACTTGAAACATTATATACGGTTAGATAAAACAAATAATAAGTTCAGGGAACATACATAAAGCTTTAGTCTTCAAAACTCTATCAGCAACTATCTTCCaagcagcaacaacatcattcATCTTCAAACTTTAAGCCATCATCCAACCCAAACCCAAATCCCAAATTATGCATTTACCATCAAATTCCACCGGCAAAGAACCATTTAAAAACCCAACATTTTATCTTTAAAAGTTTGTCCTTGGTATAACCAAAATATACTTTTGTTCTCCTCTTCAAATCTTTCCTTTTGAAAATACACCATGAAAAATCATCAAAATCAagcatttttgaaaaaaaaaaattaatacataAACTACAAGCGCGCTTTCAGGTTTATATCATCAGTTGCCTGGCAAGATTTTAAGAAGACAACCCTTTATTTTCCTCAGCTAGTCTAAGAAGATAACGTGTGATTTCAGAAGATAACGTGTGATTTCATCAATGGGCTCAAATGGTAAATACTTGTTAACACTGAAGCAACATCATACACAACACCTGCAAATATAACAATCAAATCATATTAGTATTtttagaacaaaaaaaaaattatggagGTTTGTTCAGGAAGATGCTCAATAGATCATAGTTATCTTGCAAAAATCATCAATCAACCAAATCATATTAATATTTTTAGAACTAAAGAAGATGCCCATTTGACCACTGAATAGGATAAAAGGGAGTTGCAAACCTGGTAGGTAAACTTGTTATATTCATGGTTCAAAAAAGAAGGTACCTTAGCTCCCAGAGCTTCCACTTCTGACTTGAGCACTCAGTTGTTTGTTGAGGCATCGTTGAACTGATGGCTCGCACTCGTGTGTTGTTGAACAAATCTGAACACTCTACTTGCAGTAGTTCCACCAGAAACACATGTTTGGTTAACAGATATTTTGGTGTAGTTCTAGAAATTTAAGGATATATGTATATAAACATTGTTAATAAGTAGGCACTTGTTGCCCAAGATATGTTAAATGtgcttgttttctttttcttgacCGCCTAGCAGAATCTCTGTTCGAAACCATCCTGTAAAAACATAGCCAATCATATTAAAGTAGGACTGACAGAACTTCCATTTCTTAGATTCATGAATCCCTTGAAAAAAATCTTACCTTTTATGTTTTTTAACATCTATCTGATCATTGTCTTGTTCACACCGAACAACTTCAAtctctgtatcatcatcactggTTGCCCAAACCACATTGCTATCCCCTCTTCTTGGATTAGCATCTTAATTTGGACTCTCACCTGATAATAAAATATGAATACATCATCAACTAACATTATATCTCTAAAACTTTGTTTATATGCGAAGGTAGTGACAAAACGAACGAGTCAGGTGGGTAAGGTAACACATCAAACCAAGTTTTGTGTACGGGTCAAAACAGGTGTGATTGAGATGGCCAACAAAACGTCCAAACTTTTAGTTTGTTTATAACAATTATTTTGCAAAATATGATAAGATAAATCATATTATTTCAATAATAACCTGATTTTCTAACAAAATGATTTAGGAATAAGTTCTATGCACTAAAAAATCCTTGTCTTCATTTGACCAGTTTGAAGTAACAAAATCATACTTAAGTGGGTCAAAACTGTCACCTCCAACTGGAAGTCGCCGAATGTTTGATTAGGAGGCATTTGGATATTCCGCTCAACAATTGAGCAACCAAGAAAGAACGAAAAAGTAGAGCTCCTAGATGTACATAAAAATACAAGCTCCTAAAACATATAACGAATTTTAGGGCTTGACTGATGGTATTCACTTGTATGTATCTAAGTAAAAATGCATATTAACCTTGGGATATGTATCTTTAAATTGCGTTCAGGTTTTATCATTTCGTCATAAAAAAGTATTTATTCCATTTCTATGATCAAAAGCTATTGCACTTGACTTACATTAATCTTGAATATGAGAGAGACACATGTCCCTAAGTATAATCTTTTATAGTTTTattcaatgttttaaaatccagTTTTTATACCGTACCGGATTTGGCTCAAAAATGGTTTAACCGGGTGTATCGGGCGGTTCAACCGGGTGTACCGGGCAGTTTAACCAGTTTTACCGGATGGTTCAACCGGTACAACCGGCCGgtttgaaccggtttttaaaacattggttttaTTGTAAGAAAATATGGATTTATAAATCACTTGATTCAATTTTAATGTTCAATCAAACTTAAATACTTGTACATCAACATATCATGTAATTATAATTTAAAAATCGCTTGATTTACCTTCAATTTTCAGTCAAACGTAATCAAATACATGAACATAAAGGGATCATATAATATGTTTAATAATACCATTGATTATTCAACTTcaattatagattatatgtattaaTGTCAATTTGTAACTCCATAGAGTTACTGCAAACCATTACCTTTACACACTTGATTCCATAGATCGTTTAATCTTCGAGATCCACATCttcatttgtgtttgttttaaGTTTAACAAACGAAACAATCAAATGCGATAATGTCGTGAACTACAAAATAACCAAATCAGAGATGAACAGAAAAATAGCATAAGGAAAGGTAACAACCACAAATCTCAGCCCTAATTCACGATCTCAGTCATTCAAAACAttcaaaaacaataataaaaatagGAAAATAAACAAAAGATAAGAAACATGAAGGTACCAAGATTGTAGATTATGTGCAGAAGATTGAATTTCCTCTTCAAAATATAATCGATCTATGTATCTATGGATGAGCAGAAGATGGATTGCCATTAGGGTTAGTGGTGGGAGTATtatgaaagaaaagaaagatggAACGAAGGTTGGATTCAAACATCAAATACcgaatataaatataaaaacaaCACCATAAAAGGAAAATCATACCTTGATCTTTGAATCAATGTTGTGGCGATGAACCGCCATGGATCCCGTATGCTTTCTCCGACGACCCGAATCTTCCATTTACAGGATCCCGTTGCTGATAgagttttcaagaattaactaaGCTGTGAGTCCAGTAATGTGGGGAGGAAGTAAAATATAAGGGGAGAAGCAACAGCGTTGATTAGGGCTTCAATTTTCAGAGAAGTAGAAAGATAAGCATAAGCATATCGGCAATGGGAAAGAGGAAATTTCAATGGGATAGAGGAGATGAATGGAGATGGAGGCTCTCTAGGGTTTTGGAAAATGAACACAGATATCGTACAAATGGAAGTCGGGTCAAAATTAAAGGAAATGGATCCCGCGTTAACCCATATACACGAATTTTTATGACCCGAATTTTGGAGCCAAAACCAATTTCTAGAGTGCCTATGGTGATGCCACATCATTTTCCAAGCCCTTATATCATGACACATCAGCccttatttatcatgtttatatatatatatatatatatatatatatatatatatatatagattagaAGATGGTGGAAACCTGCCATTTGTTTTTAATTcactatatatattgttttgtttCTAATAGACTATTGCATAATGGAGCTCAACTCTGAAAGTCGGTTGTTATAAACATAGTACTAACATGTTTCTAATATACATTGTTTGTTATGTCTTCTACAATTGTTTACTATTAAATGAgcttgttttaaaaaataattaaaaaatggtcaaaaacatgttaatattataattataaataaaaatatgatgTAACTTGTAAATGAGCTTGGTTGTAACTTTTGTAATCAAATACCAACAAGAAGCCATTGAATTCATGCGAACTAAACGCACCCTTACTAGCATCAACAGTATAGAGTGTAGGAACCATTCGCgtaactaaataaaaataaaacaaattttattattttgattacAATATAGAAATAAGAAAGCTAGAAAACtattacaattacaactgaaatacAAGAAATTAGATGAAGCAGAAAGACTGaagcacgtgttcaacacgcttcccttaaaacaaattccgagtctcccaggagtactcgttttgtttcccagggtacaacagccgaagcagcgtactgccggagatggcctACAACCCGAAGGATACCTTGAAGAATGCTGGAGAAGATCAGAAAAACTGTAGAGAGAAAGTTGAATTTTGCTGTTGTGTTGCAGGTGTTATCTGCAGctgggtatggagctgtatttatacagctcctaaTTCGAAACATTCAAAAGAAATTAAAGGAGatgtttaaattgcattaaacgttttcaatgcaatttaatacgtcatttaattctcagtcaaagacCGTTAACTCGTCAGTTTCGAAGCTGAACTATAACTGCAccgtcattcaatgctggaagcttctgcgcgcacACGCAAGACACACTGGTGCGCGCGCAAGTCTGCACGCTCATGCGCGCGTGTGCCATTTTGGCTCAATGCCATGCGTGCGTGCGCCACGTCACATGTGAACttatacgagcacgccacacagtcgcgccgtattggctcactatGGTGTGCCGCGCACGTCACCTcaggacccatgcaccatgcgcgcaaCCGCGCGCCTTCATGCCACGTGTACGGGCGCGGACTGCCACGTCACGCGCCTATGCACGCAGACCCATCTGGGTCATGTGCCTCGAACCCGCGCACCACAtcaaccacttggtccttgcagccTCTAAGTAcacttagtgtgtgcttccatgaaacaataaggatggagagttcccacttaaatacccatttaagttccatctctactcctatgtgggacaaggtgcaactttcccttttgtttcagcattcaatgttccaaacacccaactttgagcatcgatatctcattcatcttagctccgttttggacgtggtttagttcgttgcgaaggtCTTCCAACATAGagcacaaacccacaaataaatgtataaaacccgctcattttcttatatttatttttagtccaaaataggaaaaaaacattttcctatatttgtgaaaaatgctattttcacctatttttccaacaatcccccacatgaaaaatgctattttcatcaaatttctaACATAGAGGTATTGGATTGCCTCAAGAAAAGATGGCTTTCCTTAGCCATCCTTGAATTCATGTCGATTTCAAATTTAGATAAACACGTAATGAGATTTTGTGACACTATTATTTACTATATCGAGTCAAAATAGTGAATAATTGTTGAGTTGTAGACTAGTTTGTGTGCGCAAGCAATAGATAAACACGTAATGAGATTTTGAAGACAACTTTTTATAAACTGAGAAAAAAATCTGACGGTTTTTAGAAAAAAGAGATAAATGTAaataataaattttaaaattatgaAATCGCTGATGatgcgagtgtatcccgatgtggtgaactTCGCCAGTAATCCATTTAGAGAATTCGTTGACCGTTAAAAAAATGAAATCGTTTATGATATAAACGGTACTAGTGGGgtgcccgcgcgttgcggcgggaacACCATTAAAGGTTGTTAATGAGCAAGTTCATTTCCATTAGGCTCGAACCAGTTCCAAACCCTACGATTTCTATCATGCTTAAACCGGTGTCTCTCCATATGGGTTGCAAGCCGGTTTTGGTTCACGAACAATTTTGAATCTGCACCTCTATCATGTATCATGGGTTGTAGGCAACATATTTTAAACATTAGGTTGAATTCACCACCGTTGGTTTTAACCATAAACACTTGCAAGCAAAGTAAAACAGGGATCCATCAGAATATGCTATAACAACATGCATAAAAGATGTTTTAAACATAAGAATTATTCAATAAAGCAAGCTTTACATACAAAAAATATCCATATCCTAACTATTTAGGAGTGATCGTTAATTTAGACATAACATGAAAAAAATTATAACTATAAGACTTGGCTCGTACAAGAACTAAAATAAACTAAAATTTATCACAATCTAactatttaaacttaaataaaacaaaaaaaaaacaattatcaAACAACTAAACCCAttacaataaaaaaataacaatCATCTAGATCTCATCAAACAAGAAATAAATATGCAAATAAAAACTGAATAAAACCGAGATTATTATTCATTCACGAAAAGTAGAGTTTAGACAGCGGATCAAGCCATAAACGACACCACATCAGAATCAGAGATCTAATCAGCAACGGAAGTCTATAACTTCCACTTTTAGTCGACCGTCGCGGATTGGCATCACCGGCTAGTTCATTAGGAGTAGAGATTGAAAGGTGATTTGGTTTCTTTAGAATTTTAAATATGATGGAGTGGTGGTATCGTcgatgatgcgtgtgtagtgtaatatatttttgatgtatatttaaaccctttttacacttttagccaagttttaaatttataaaaacacgatattcactaacactaaacacacatatgggcaagtgcacccatcgtggacgtagtatagtgttggtaagataccgaggtcatccaaggacacaagagcttttaataccggtttatcctcaacgtctaatcaaataaaaaagtaagaaaaatgtttttaaactaagaaaataaaaactaactaaatgctggaaaataaaaataaaataaaacagatagacaagatgaatcacttggatccgacacgtgtattagtataacctttgattattttcgcacttttgcacttgtttaagagattatcttagttattgtagtaggcccctcttttgaaggcgacgttaccctcaacccagtagtttgagtcagcaaggatacaatcctaaagggtcggattattgaaagataatgaattaagttattaatgcaaattgtggtaggccccgctttcggcggtgacgttaccctcggctaagtagtctgagtcagcagggatacagtcctaaatagccgggttatagtattaatagtagttaacttatgagggggtcaaagagtttggatccccgccatccaatacctatgggcattgaaggagatcctactaaatttgaaccaggtcccaagcaggacctctaaacgctgaacaagggcaagacccttaccaaaccgttcccttaacccccgaccaggtagccaacatacctccatatagaccgtggagatatgaatggtgaaaatcttttattttatatagacagtaaaataatgccaagacaccacggacaaacgataaggaaagatcaccttcaacataagtaactagttattaaagtcattaatacaaaaccaaataaaaagtgcaaaagattgaaaataaaaagtattatactaaacacttgtcttcacctaGTGATGttagagacttaggcaaacatggccttgattgtcaagaactcttacgatcaatcttggatcccgagacgactcacacactctacgatggacaatggatgatggtggtggatgatggtgttatggtggtggtgggtggtggatgaagtgtgagagaggtggtgtgccaagggatgagttgaaatgaaaccaagcactcctatttataggctgaacagaaggctgggcacggccccgtgtccactggacacgcccccgtgcccgtctgacactctctctcctcattaattgtaattcgcaattacaattaatgcgcctgctgtactttcaccacgcccccgtgcccgctggacacggccccgtggtgggcaatggaagcttctataagtttgtcttttatgctgcttcttgggcacggccccgtgctggctgagcacggggcgtgttcagacttctgctttctcttctttgctttgggggatgctgttgagggtccgggcagtctacttttattccttttcttgtatttatgctagaattagttgtctttttgcttcttttgtaaatttgagctcatttcatcctgaaaatacaaaaggaagacaaaaacactatttttccaacattagtacttaaaaagggttagttttatgccttaattgatgtgatttatatgttgcattttacacacatcaaatacccccacacttgaacttttgcttgtcctcaaacaaaactctttaaatgtggcttacactcctaaatggaataggtagaagagaaagtttttggcttgtcatagagtgtcgggaatccaagatctttgtaagttttatttttatttatttacaatcctattcgttatgatttatttagaacgtttcacaggataaattacttattcgggcatagcatgccttattaaaattccatttatatacaagttcacatacctcacgggagatcactcaacactcggccgaaggtgtattttttttttagtgaatcactcgagagcggcatggaacttacgccttccataggcttgccaagcaatcaatcctcctcctttttaactttttacctttgtaaatatcaagaggactttttgggtgaagggttaggcttgggttaaaggtgagtggttggattagtggttagtaaaagggcgaaaatcgtaaaaagcgtcggttttcgtgacacaccttgtttttagtgactctttattttgaagtatttctccaaacaagcttttatatagcttttgtttgtttttgacttcatcatatattttattttattttattttttttattttttattttttatttatttattttttttggaaagtcacataaaatagcgatcttacgaaaaaccgagcttgttactaaaataaagg encodes:
- the LOC110922622 gene encoding homeobox-leucine zipper protein HDG1-like, with the translated sequence MIRVNMLYFLLMFSFVYADGQLQIKSTVLGFVRMLAARVIGALIIVTVNVDDRRLSIAKEVGTHDIIKASTTYICTLKLHHRVSFKANPHPDEKERLALGKKLNWENKQVKFWFQNITQMKTQLEPRETQY